In one Desulfobulbaceae bacterium genomic region, the following are encoded:
- a CDS encoding 4-carboxymuconolactone decarboxylase, protein MDTYYQPADLGKFADIGEAAPELANKFFDYYNAVFAEGALSAREKALIALAVAHAVQCPYCIDAYTHSCLEKGSNKEEMTEAIHVATAIRGGASLVHGVQMRKVAGKLSL, encoded by the coding sequence ATGGATACATATTACCAGCCTGCCGATCTGGGTAAATTTGCCGATATCGGTGAAGCCGCTCCTGAATTGGCCAACAAATTTTTTGATTACTATAACGCTGTTTTTGCCGAGGGGGCGCTCAGTGCGCGGGAAAAGGCGCTTATTGCCTTGGCGGTGGCTCATGCGGTCCAGTGCCCCTACTGCATTGATGCCTACACTCATTCCTGTCTGGAGAAGGGCTCTAATAAGGAGGAGATGACAGAGGCTATTCATGTGGCCACGGCTATCCGTGGCGGGGCCTCTCTGGTGCATGGGGTTCAGATGCGGAAAGTCGCGGGAAAACTTTCACTGTAA
- the gnd gene encoding decarboxylating 6-phosphogluconate dehydrogenase produces MRIGMVGLGKMGINMARRLLAAGHQVVAYNRTVAKTEELARDGAEVSASLAELTGMLTAPRIVWLMLPAGQATDEHISELAGALSAGDIIVEGGNSYYRDDVRRAGALQEKGIHYVDAGVSGGIWGLTVGYCTMVGGDRTICEFLAPILKDLAPPDGFMYCGPTGAGHFVKMIHNGIEYGMMQAYAEGFAILEHSPYGKGLDYGALSHLWNQGSVIRSWLLELLESAFVKDGSLSELTGYVDDSGEGRWTVQQAVESGVSAPVIAMALFRRFESRESNAFENRVLAALRREFGGHAVKTSDS; encoded by the coding sequence ATGCGTATTGGCATGGTCGGTTTAGGGAAGATGGGAATCAATATGGCGCGTCGCCTGCTGGCTGCCGGGCATCAGGTGGTGGCTTATAACCGGACTGTCGCTAAGACCGAAGAGCTGGCTCGTGATGGCGCTGAAGTAAGCGCTTCACTTGCGGAATTGACCGGGATGCTTACTGCGCCCCGGATTGTCTGGTTGATGCTTCCCGCAGGCCAGGCTACCGATGAACATATTTCGGAACTTGCAGGTGCATTGTCTGCCGGAGATATTATCGTTGAGGGAGGCAACTCCTATTATCGTGATGATGTCCGAAGGGCTGGTGCCTTGCAGGAGAAGGGGATTCACTATGTCGATGCCGGAGTCAGCGGTGGGATTTGGGGGCTGACCGTGGGCTACTGTACTATGGTTGGGGGGGATCGGACGATCTGTGAGTTCCTGGCCCCGATACTCAAAGATTTAGCGCCGCCGGACGGTTTTATGTACTGTGGGCCTACCGGCGCTGGACATTTCGTAAAAATGATCCATAACGGTATCGAATATGGCATGATGCAGGCTTATGCTGAGGGATTTGCCATTCTTGAGCACTCTCCATACGGAAAAGGACTCGACTATGGGGCATTATCCCATCTATGGAATCAGGGCAGCGTTATCCGCTCCTGGCTGCTCGAGTTGCTGGAGTCGGCTTTTGTCAAGGATGGTTCTTTGAGTGAGCTTACTGGGTACGTCGATGATTCTGGTGAAGGGCGGTGGACGGTACAGCAGGCTGTTGAGAGCGGGGTGTCGGCGCCGGTTATTGCCATGGCCCTGTTCAGGCGATTCGAGTCCCGTGAGTCTAACGCGTTTGAGAATCGGGTCCTGGCTGCCCTCCGCCGTGAATTTGGTGGGCACGCGGTTAAGACCAGTGATTCTTAA
- a CDS encoding response regulator: protein MTKQTVLLVDDEAIIRKTLAGKLSDEGFTVLTADGGASALAFLNTTSINLVITDLMMEGMTGIEVLEAVKSLNPETAVIILTGYGDLTSAIDALRLGADDYLLKPCDLNELLFRMHKCLEKQSLKKMVKLYEEILPICLDCKKIRDDTGAEHGKGVWIPVDQYLTKKAGKSMSHGYCPECGQHFLEKIEQRLKK from the coding sequence ATGACCAAACAGACCGTGCTGCTCGTCGACGACGAAGCAATCATCCGCAAGACCCTGGCCGGCAAGCTAAGCGATGAAGGGTTCACCGTGCTCACCGCCGATGGCGGCGCCAGCGCCCTGGCCTTTCTTAACACCACCTCGATCAACCTGGTAATCACGGACCTGATGATGGAAGGCATGACAGGGATTGAGGTCCTGGAGGCAGTCAAGAGCCTCAATCCCGAAACTGCCGTTATCATCCTTACCGGATATGGGGACCTCACCTCGGCCATTGATGCCTTGCGACTGGGGGCGGATGACTACCTGCTCAAACCCTGCGACCTGAACGAACTCCTTTTCCGGATGCACAAGTGCTTAGAAAAACAGTCCTTGAAAAAAATGGTCAAACTCTATGAAGAAATCCTGCCCATCTGCCTGGACTGCAAGAAAATTCGAGACGACACCGGAGCCGAACACGGCAAAGGCGTGTGGATCCCCGTGGATCAGTACCTCACCAAAAAGGCCGGCAAGAGCATGTCCCACGGCTATTGTCCGGAATGCGGCCAGCATTTCCTGGAAAAAATTGAACAACGACTCAAGAAATAA
- a CDS encoding DUF3365 domain-containing protein encodes MTDLYSHKNRFFNLMRYTWTLLAVWTLIVTGLLAKEFLDIKDYTTEIALNTARAHLNKDFSFRLWGSRHGGVYIPVAADLQPNPYLADMPERDIFTPSGRQLTLMNPEYMLRHLNDTFSELYGVAGHITSLKPLRPENTADAWETKALHAFESGAKEVVEIIRTNNDPPILRLMQPLFVKPECMACHGHQGYQLGDIRGGLGIKLPMAPFIERTQEQLTVHTISLTLLWVLGCAGLLFGSEHLRKNTNKLTLSNIGMQREIEERKRVESALQRESSFTSAILDTAGALIIVLNVQGEIIRFNQTSEIISGYHFREVAGKLFWEVLMPSEERQYIQRLFTFIQNNTFPAKLVAPLMTRGNERRIIDWANTSFRDEDGNIEYIISIGIDITEEKQLQNQLLHAEKLSAIGKLSASIAHEINNPLFGIKNVLERLREKGNLSTDNLEFTNLAVQECDRIRDLIKDLQNFNRPTSGIMTPVNLHKTINDILLLSKKEMESSHITIKKLYATDLGEVLAIADQIKQVLLNLLHNALEAMPKGGEITIITKSSGRNAFVSIGDTGSGISPADLDHIFEPFFTTKPAVKGTGLGLSVTYGIIKRHGGDIQVQSQQGKGTTFTITLPFEGK; translated from the coding sequence ATGACCGACCTTTACTCGCACAAAAACCGGTTCTTCAACCTCATGCGATACACCTGGACCTTGCTCGCAGTCTGGACTCTCATCGTCACCGGACTGCTGGCCAAGGAATTCCTTGATATCAAGGATTACACCACTGAGATCGCCCTGAATACTGCCCGAGCCCATCTCAATAAGGACTTTTCCTTCCGGCTGTGGGGCTCACGCCATGGCGGAGTCTACATCCCCGTGGCCGCAGACCTCCAACCAAATCCCTATCTGGCAGACATGCCGGAACGGGATATCTTCACCCCATCGGGACGGCAATTGACCCTGATGAATCCCGAGTATATGCTCCGCCACTTAAATGATACTTTTTCCGAACTGTATGGAGTGGCAGGCCATATCACCAGCCTTAAACCCCTGCGTCCGGAAAATACAGCCGATGCATGGGAGACCAAAGCGCTGCACGCCTTTGAGTCGGGAGCAAAAGAGGTCGTCGAAATCATTCGCACCAACAACGACCCGCCGATCCTGCGCCTGATGCAGCCCCTCTTTGTCAAACCTGAATGCATGGCCTGCCATGGCCACCAAGGATACCAGCTCGGTGATATTCGAGGTGGACTCGGGATCAAATTGCCCATGGCGCCCTTCATAGAGCGCACTCAAGAACAACTTACGGTCCACACAATCTCCCTGACCCTGCTCTGGGTCCTCGGCTGTGCCGGACTGCTGTTCGGCTCAGAGCACCTCCGCAAAAACACCAACAAGCTTACCCTATCCAACATTGGCATGCAGCGGGAGATCGAAGAAAGGAAACGAGTAGAATCCGCCTTACAGCGGGAGAGTTCCTTTACTTCAGCGATACTGGACACAGCAGGTGCGCTGATCATCGTCTTGAATGTTCAAGGTGAGATCATCCGCTTCAATCAGACCAGCGAAATCATCTCCGGGTATCATTTTCGCGAGGTGGCAGGCAAACTGTTCTGGGAAGTCCTGATGCCGTCCGAAGAGCGGCAGTATATCCAGCGACTCTTTACCTTCATTCAAAACAATACCTTTCCCGCCAAACTGGTCGCCCCGCTGATGACTCGTGGCAATGAACGTCGGATCATCGACTGGGCAAACACCTCTTTCCGGGACGAAGATGGCAACATCGAATACATTATCAGCATCGGCATCGACATCACCGAAGAGAAGCAGCTCCAGAACCAACTCCTTCATGCTGAAAAGCTCTCCGCCATCGGCAAGCTCTCCGCCTCCATCGCCCATGAAATCAACAACCCCCTTTTCGGCATCAAAAATGTCCTCGAACGACTGAGGGAAAAGGGGAATTTATCGACAGACAACCTCGAATTCACCAACCTAGCGGTCCAGGAATGTGATCGAATCCGAGACCTGATCAAAGATCTCCAGAATTTCAACCGGCCGACATCAGGAATAATGACCCCGGTTAATCTCCACAAGACGATTAACGACATCCTCCTGCTCTCTAAGAAAGAGATGGAGTCCTCGCACATCACCATCAAGAAACTCTACGCCACGGATCTGGGCGAAGTCCTGGCTATTGCCGACCAGATCAAACAGGTTCTTCTCAATCTCCTTCACAACGCCCTTGAGGCCATGCCAAAAGGAGGAGAGATCACCATCATCACCAAGAGTTCGGGCAGAAATGCTTTCGTCAGCATTGGCGATACCGGCAGCGGAATTTCACCTGCTGACCTCGACCACATCTTTGAACCGTTTTTTACCACCAAACCAGCAGTCAAAGGGACCGGACTTGGACTCTCAGTCACCTATGGCATTATCAAGCGCCACGGCGGCGACATCCAGGTCCAGAGCCAACAAGGCAAAGGAACTACCTTTACCATCACCCTACCCTTCGAGGGAAAATGA
- the zwf gene encoding glucose-6-phosphate dehydrogenase, with amino-acid sequence MSNFIADESERGGVLSALPCACSLDPAQLEPCVIVIFGASGDLTARKLVPALFSLFCQGSLPQQLAIVGAGRTEMTDLEFRNALFSAMPDSEKRHRDRWPEFASLISYVAIDYDSEASFCLLTETLSAIDQRLKTHGNRIFYLATPPSMYAAIGSRLGQVGLAEEGGERRGWSRLVVEKPFGHNLTTAVALDSILHQYFAERQVFRIDHYLAKETVQNVLMLRFANAIFEPIWNRNHIEYIGIVAAEELGVEHRAGYYEQAGVVRDMFQNHMLQLMALTCMEPPSRLAADRVRDEKIKVFRSLKSIEPEIMAERVILGQYGAGILHGKPVSGYREEPGVSPVSCTPTFAMTQLFIDNWRWRGVPVYLVSGKRMVEKRTRIVVQFKDTPRSMFSGVLAVSIVANRLVIGIYPQEKISLRFQAKGQGAKLCLSPVNMEFTYPVASGEVSDSYEKVLLDCILGDQMLFLDQTGIELAWDFLDPVISVGDCARSGGMLHQYPAGTWGPEAAREWMRLLID; translated from the coding sequence ATGTCAAACTTCATTGCGGATGAGTCTGAGAGAGGTGGGGTTCTCTCTGCGCTGCCGTGTGCCTGTAGCTTGGACCCGGCTCAGCTCGAACCCTGTGTGATTGTCATTTTCGGGGCATCGGGAGATCTCACGGCGCGTAAGCTGGTCCCTGCCCTGTTTTCTTTGTTTTGCCAGGGGAGTCTGCCGCAGCAGTTGGCCATTGTCGGTGCAGGGCGGACAGAGATGACGGATCTGGAGTTTAGGAATGCGCTTTTTTCCGCCATGCCTGATTCTGAGAAACGGCATCGGGATCGGTGGCCAGAATTTGCTTCGCTAATCTCTTATGTTGCCATTGATTATGATTCCGAGGCATCGTTTTGTCTCTTGACTGAAACGCTGTCAGCAATTGATCAGCGCCTTAAGACACACGGCAATCGGATCTTCTATCTGGCGACTCCGCCATCCATGTATGCCGCGATCGGCAGTCGTCTGGGGCAGGTCGGCTTGGCTGAGGAAGGGGGGGAGAGACGGGGCTGGTCGCGTTTGGTGGTTGAAAAACCTTTTGGTCATAATCTGACCACCGCGGTCGCCTTGGACAGCATTCTGCACCAGTATTTTGCCGAGCGGCAAGTCTTCAGGATTGATCACTATCTCGCTAAGGAGACGGTGCAGAACGTCCTGATGCTCAGGTTTGCCAATGCCATCTTCGAGCCGATATGGAACCGTAATCATATCGAGTATATTGGCATTGTTGCGGCCGAGGAGCTGGGGGTTGAGCATCGGGCTGGCTATTATGAGCAGGCCGGGGTGGTTCGTGACATGTTTCAAAATCATATGCTGCAGCTGATGGCCTTGACCTGCATGGAACCGCCATCAAGACTCGCCGCCGACCGGGTCAGGGATGAAAAGATTAAGGTTTTTCGTTCGTTGAAGTCAATTGAGCCGGAGATCATGGCCGAGAGAGTTATTCTTGGGCAGTATGGGGCAGGGATCCTCCATGGCAAGCCGGTGTCAGGCTATCGAGAGGAGCCGGGGGTCTCTCCTGTCTCCTGCACCCCCACCTTTGCTATGACTCAGTTGTTTATCGATAATTGGAGGTGGCGAGGGGTTCCGGTGTATTTGGTTTCGGGTAAGCGGATGGTGGAGAAGCGGACCCGCATTGTAGTTCAATTTAAGGATACGCCGCGTTCCATGTTCTCGGGGGTGCTTGCGGTTTCTATTGTCGCAAATCGATTGGTTATCGGCATCTATCCTCAGGAGAAAATTTCTCTGCGATTTCAGGCCAAGGGACAAGGGGCAAAACTGTGTCTGAGCCCGGTCAATATGGAGTTCACCTATCCGGTGGCGAGCGGGGAGGTTTCTGATTCTTATGAAAAGGTGTTGCTTGACTGTATTTTAGGAGATCAGATGCTTTTTCTGGATCAAACCGGAATCGAATTGGCTTGGGATTTTCTCGACCCGGTCATCTCCGTCGGTGATTGCGCTCGGTCAGGAGGGATGTTGCACCAATACCCTGCGGGAACATGGGGACCAGAAGCGGCCAGGGAGTGGATGCGACTGCTGATCGATTGA
- a CDS encoding response regulator, translating to MKRVLVVDDDLVICKVLVKILESLGYECEDAADGVEAVARLQAADFDVILTDMMMPRMDGMQLLSHVKSSYPGVDVIVITGHTDTFVYSNIINAGGTDFISKPFESDELEAKLSRIFRERKLIQGLENEISEHLEAEEKLLAAHREVAAANQAKDLLINDLYATMGEMLSKRDHYTFEHATRVAEISKRIGIALGLPQEEVEILERACLVHDIGKVAIPDDILLKPGQFDAQDRKLMRVHPRVGADLFTRKHHDSRIAFIIRHHHERLNGSGYPDGLRGDSLGILVRIVAVADIYEAFVARRPYKKPMSKDEALDLLRMEARQGLVDKMVVTVLDEVLRDWDPLTISREFAADYMVDLELFRRKAYFREPLTGFYNYRYLYFLDDTHVLGRRERPFELLLTNFVDLPECYRRMGQILTEQVLDEIGQGLNDAVEEFNAQEGSGEDVVRLFSRSGDYLIYAECGEGQIDHLFIAISAHLARACDEWQISSHPYSQRFGKGYSLEKALTELLRC from the coding sequence ATGAAGCGTGTGCTGGTGGTTGACGATGACCTGGTGATCTGCAAGGTTCTGGTGAAAATCCTTGAGTCGCTGGGTTATGAGTGTGAGGATGCCGCAGATGGCGTCGAGGCAGTGGCTCGTCTGCAGGCCGCTGATTTTGATGTTATCCTCACGGACATGATGATGCCCCGGATGGACGGAATGCAGCTTCTCAGTCATGTCAAGAGCAGCTATCCCGGGGTTGACGTTATTGTGATCACCGGCCACACCGATACCTTTGTCTATTCCAATATCATCAACGCCGGGGGCACTGATTTTATCTCCAAACCGTTTGAAAGTGACGAGTTGGAGGCCAAACTGAGTCGGATTTTCCGGGAGCGGAAGCTGATTCAGGGTCTGGAGAACGAGATCAGTGAGCATCTGGAGGCCGAAGAGAAACTCCTGGCCGCCCATCGGGAGGTAGCGGCCGCTAATCAAGCCAAAGATCTGCTGATCAACGATCTGTACGCCACCATGGGCGAGATGTTGTCCAAGCGCGACCATTACACCTTTGAGCATGCAACCCGAGTGGCTGAGATCTCCAAGCGGATCGGCATAGCCTTGGGGTTGCCTCAGGAGGAGGTGGAGATACTGGAGCGTGCCTGTCTGGTTCATGATATAGGCAAGGTGGCGATACCCGATGATATCCTGCTCAAGCCAGGTCAATTCGATGCCCAGGATCGGAAGTTGATGCGGGTCCATCCCCGAGTCGGGGCTGATCTTTTTACCCGCAAGCACCATGACAGTCGGATAGCGTTTATTATCCGGCATCATCACGAACGCCTCAATGGCTCAGGATATCCCGACGGACTGCGTGGCGATTCGTTGGGGATTCTGGTGCGGATTGTGGCGGTGGCGGATATCTATGAGGCATTTGTCGCTCGGCGTCCCTACAAAAAACCGATGTCCAAGGATGAGGCTTTGGACCTGCTGAGGATGGAGGCCCGGCAAGGGCTGGTGGATAAGATGGTGGTCACGGTTCTCGATGAAGTGCTGCGAGACTGGGATCCGTTGACTATTAGCAGGGAATTTGCCGCTGACTACATGGTGGACCTGGAACTCTTTCGGAGAAAGGCCTATTTCCGAGAACCGCTGACAGGGTTTTATAACTATCGCTACCTCTATTTTCTCGATGATACTCATGTCTTGGGCCGACGGGAACGGCCTTTCGAATTACTGCTCACTAACTTTGTCGATCTGCCGGAGTGTTATCGCCGTATGGGGCAGATTTTGACTGAGCAGGTCCTGGACGAGATCGGTCAGGGTCTTAATGATGCGGTGGAGGAGTTTAACGCCCAAGAGGGGAGTGGCGAGGATGTGGTTCGACTGTTCAGCCGTAGTGGCGATTATCTTATCTATGCTGAGTGTGGAGAGGGGCAGATCGATCATCTGTTTATCGCTATTTCCGCTCACCTGGCTCGGGCTTGTGATGAGTGGCAGATCTCATCACACCCTTACTCTCAGCGTTTTGGCAAAGGGTACTCTCTGGAGAAGGCCTTGACTGAGCTGCTGCGGTGTTGA